A single window of Streptococcus cristatus ATCC 51100 DNA harbors:
- a CDS encoding AAA family ATPase — MTKNQLRLKLLGSPSVFLNQEEVFFPFAKINALLYYLHINGTVNREEIAGILWENKDNQTAKKNLRNTIYQANKLLGGEWIVAPNRTVLSLNPECAIESDVELFTDHPAEHLSLYQGDFLQGFYLKDSEAFDYWVSKMRTRYEQLYIQACYQKLEKDPSNLEESERNLRRMISIDEFDEKNYHLLMKLYQENDRPGKVIETYYNLVNLLDKELGISPNEAIQQLYHEVMAKDRSDRKIKQFLRNTDHFFGRVGEIKRLESYFSKIIERQEPRALLLVGGTGIGKRTVTRQVLANQTKYFQIVMAECFKEEMTVELQPWRSLLDGLGDLVIQHQILSTSQWQVILDSYFPVMAGEASDLEPNTDRLARFVLDILQKISKKKALVILVEDCHWMDEASVAVLEQVMNHLRDYPVAFVLTKHLSTPPYLGRFFNRLLLRNQLDCIELQPLDFKSSVAYLQAQTGQLVISEERLEAIYRVSQGIPFFLSEYAEQLLRGEKFQPLTSAIKAKLSLKLGYLSSQEEELVDYLACFSSPASVALLAKLLGLSVEEVVEIAEGFGQKQLLIEEEQEELVLRFSQELLRIYAYERLPLAKKRMLHHQIAQGMEDQLGASLYHAQLLNDIAYHYKLSKQPIKSLEYELHYLEATLQFHHELFPIYSREFGFIEKTDDSNQSAVLDQFDRIRREIGGLERRHQNHKDFQLLVLRFLYLEGRYAIRTGNYQQGMDNIQQVIASAKELQQMEFLLEGYRQMIYYCIQTENIPEMRYYTELALDASVQANNHEAIAMNLRLKGLYHLMIGDEEQSLRHLYQSIDCFSLTASLRSKYSIQIAAALDYLAEIEQIRGNFTTALAHQKEAIELTENKTAEPSIFAFYIGLGLTYYQLKDYEQAERILLKAKVALKSLSFPWKETQLEVYLALIGCEKGDYQPVLDLLRKKDSLISRYGNPRDKGLIYYLMAVIKYRQLAGSLQEAGFENLLAQDFETYYETAKSQLNPYRDRHQLKELENLRRTLS; from the coding sequence ATGACGAAAAATCAGTTGAGGTTGAAATTGCTGGGAAGTCCGAGTGTCTTTCTCAATCAAGAGGAAGTTTTTTTCCCTTTTGCCAAAATCAATGCTCTGCTCTATTATCTCCATATCAATGGAACAGTCAATCGGGAGGAGATTGCAGGAATCCTCTGGGAAAACAAGGATAATCAGACCGCCAAAAAGAATCTGCGGAATACCATTTATCAGGCTAACAAGCTATTGGGCGGAGAATGGATTGTCGCTCCCAACCGGACTGTGCTATCGCTTAATCCCGAGTGCGCGATTGAAAGCGATGTAGAACTTTTCACGGACCATCCAGCGGAGCATCTGTCGCTCTATCAGGGTGATTTTCTGCAGGGCTTCTATCTCAAGGACAGTGAAGCCTTTGACTATTGGGTGTCCAAGATGCGGACGCGATATGAGCAGCTCTATATCCAGGCTTGCTACCAAAAGTTGGAAAAAGATCCATCAAATTTGGAGGAATCAGAGCGAAATCTGCGTCGTATGATCAGTATCGATGAGTTTGATGAGAAGAATTATCATCTGCTGATGAAGCTTTATCAGGAGAATGATCGACCTGGTAAGGTGATTGAGACTTATTATAACTTGGTCAATCTCTTGGACAAGGAATTGGGGATTAGTCCGAATGAAGCAATTCAACAGCTGTATCATGAAGTGATGGCCAAGGATCGCAGTGATCGTAAGATCAAGCAATTTTTACGTAATACAGACCACTTCTTTGGCCGAGTAGGTGAAATCAAGCGTTTGGAATCTTATTTTTCTAAGATTATAGAGAGGCAAGAACCTCGTGCGCTGCTCTTAGTCGGTGGTACTGGCATCGGTAAACGGACAGTGACCCGACAAGTACTGGCTAATCAGACCAAGTATTTCCAGATTGTCATGGCTGAGTGCTTTAAGGAAGAAATGACGGTCGAATTGCAGCCTTGGCGCAGTCTGCTAGATGGCTTGGGCGACTTAGTTATTCAGCATCAGATCCTTTCGACCAGCCAGTGGCAGGTTATTTTGGATAGTTATTTTCCGGTTATGGCAGGTGAAGCTTCGGATCTTGAGCCGAATACGGATCGTCTGGCTCGGTTTGTACTGGATATTTTGCAAAAGATTTCTAAGAAAAAGGCTCTGGTGATCTTGGTTGAGGACTGTCACTGGATGGATGAGGCAAGTGTGGCTGTTTTAGAGCAGGTTATGAACCATTTGAGGGATTATCCAGTAGCTTTTGTGTTGACCAAGCATCTGAGTACACCACCTTATCTTGGGCGCTTTTTCAATCGCTTATTGCTTCGTAACCAGCTAGACTGCATTGAACTGCAGCCGCTGGATTTTAAGTCTAGTGTGGCGTATTTGCAGGCCCAGACGGGACAGTTAGTCATATCTGAAGAACGGCTTGAGGCTATTTATCGGGTCAGTCAGGGCATTCCTTTCTTTCTGTCGGAGTATGCGGAACAGCTTCTGCGAGGTGAGAAATTCCAGCCATTGACCTCAGCTATTAAAGCAAAACTATCTCTGAAATTAGGCTATTTGAGCAGCCAGGAGGAGGAATTGGTTGACTATCTGGCTTGCTTCAGTTCCCCAGCTTCGGTAGCACTCTTAGCTAAGTTGCTAGGCCTATCTGTGGAAGAAGTGGTCGAAATTGCTGAAGGATTTGGGCAAAAACAGCTTTTAATAGAAGAGGAGCAGGAGGAATTGGTTTTACGGTTCAGCCAGGAGCTTTTGAGGATTTATGCTTATGAGCGCTTGCCGCTTGCCAAGAAGCGGATGCTACATCACCAGATTGCCCAAGGCATGGAAGACCAGCTAGGAGCCTCTCTCTATCATGCTCAGTTGCTCAATGACATCGCCTATCACTACAAGCTGTCCAAGCAGCCGATTAAGTCTCTGGAGTATGAGTTGCATTATCTCGAGGCTACCTTGCAGTTTCATCATGAGCTCTTTCCGATTTATTCGCGGGAGTTTGGCTTTATCGAAAAGACGGATGATAGCAATCAGTCCGCAGTTTTGGACCAATTTGATCGTATCCGTCGGGAAATAGGAGGATTAGAGAGAAGACACCAGAATCACAAAGATTTTCAGTTATTGGTTCTCCGCTTTCTCTATCTGGAAGGGCGCTATGCTATCCGGACGGGGAATTACCAGCAGGGAATGGACAACATCCAGCAGGTGATTGCTTCTGCTAAAGAGCTGCAGCAGATGGAGTTTCTCCTAGAAGGCTATCGGCAGATGATTTACTATTGCATCCAGACGGAGAATATTCCTGAGATGCGCTACTATACGGAGTTGGCCCTGGATGCTTCAGTTCAGGCTAATAATCACGAAGCTATTGCGATGAATCTTCGACTTAAGGGACTGTATCATCTCATGATTGGAGATGAGGAGCAGTCGCTCCGTCATCTCTACCAGTCTATCGATTGCTTTAGTTTGACGGCTTCGTTGCGCTCAAAGTATTCGATTCAGATTGCGGCGGCTCTAGATTATCTGGCAGAGATTGAGCAGATTCGTGGGAATTTCACAACAGCGCTGGCTCATCAGAAAGAGGCGATCGAGTTGACGGAAAATAAAACAGCAGAGCCTTCGATTTTTGCTTTCTATATAGGCTTGGGACTGACTTATTATCAGCTGAAAGATTATGAACAGGCGGAGCGAATCTTGCTGAAAGCGAAAGTAGCCCTAAAGTCGCTCAGCTTTCCTTGGAAGGAGACCCAGTTGGAAGTGTATTTGGCCTTGATTGGCTGTGAGAAGGGAGATTATCAGCCGGTGCTTGATCTGCTGCGGAAAAAGGATAGTCTCATTAGTCGCTATGGCAATCCGCGGGACAAGGGCTTGATCTACTATCTGATGGCTGTGATTAAGTATCGCCAGCTGGCTGGCAGCTTGCAGGAAGCTGGTTTTGAAAATTTACTAGCTCAGGACTTTGAAACTTATTATGAAACAGCCAAAAGCCAGCTCAATCCCTACCGGGATCGTCATCAACTAAAGGAATTAGAAAACTTACGTCGTACCTTGTCTTAA
- the metF gene encoding methylenetetrahydrofolate reductase [NAD(P)H], with protein MVNRQTPSLSFEVFPPNPAVGNDKIFQALREMQDLAPHFISVTASNNKFDIEETTVRLAEFISNDLEIPTIAHLPAVYLTKEMVSNILQALDRVGVNQILALRGDIFPDVAPKDDFRYATDLIEYIKTEAPHFDIIGACYPEGHPDSPNQISDIQNLKKKVDAGCSSLVTQLFFDNERFYDFQDKCTLAGIDVPIHAGIMPILNRNQALRLLKTCENIHLPRKFKAILDKYEHDPESLRTAGLAYAVDQIVDLVTHDVAGIHLYTMNNAATAYHIYKATHALFNHTPSVQSF; from the coding sequence ATGGTGAATCGCCAAACTCCTAGTCTCTCATTTGAAGTATTTCCTCCTAATCCGGCAGTAGGCAATGATAAGATTTTTCAGGCGTTGAGGGAGATGCAAGATCTGGCTCCCCACTTTATCAGTGTGACTGCCAGCAATAATAAATTTGATATTGAGGAGACAACGGTTCGTTTGGCTGAGTTCATCTCCAATGACCTTGAGATTCCAACGATTGCCCATTTGCCAGCTGTTTATCTAACCAAGGAAATGGTATCCAATATCTTGCAGGCTTTGGATCGGGTTGGGGTCAATCAGATTTTGGCTTTGCGAGGCGATATTTTTCCAGATGTGGCTCCTAAGGATGATTTTAGATACGCGACTGACTTGATTGAGTATATCAAGACAGAGGCACCACATTTTGACATCATTGGTGCTTGCTATCCAGAGGGACACCCAGACTCACCAAACCAGATCTCAGATATTCAGAATCTCAAGAAGAAAGTGGATGCAGGCTGCTCTAGTCTTGTCACTCAGCTCTTCTTTGACAATGAACGTTTCTATGATTTCCAAGATAAGTGTACCTTGGCTGGAATTGATGTTCCGATTCATGCAGGTATCATGCCTATTCTTAACCGAAACCAAGCGCTTCGTCTTTTGAAAACATGTGAGAATATTCATCTTCCGCGCAAATTTAAGGCTATTCTGGATAAGTATGAACATGATCCAGAATCCCTGAGGACAGCTGGTTTAGCCTATGCGGTGGATCAAATTGTCGATTTGGTGACCCATGATGTAGCAGGAATCCATCTCTATACGATGAATAACGCGGCAACAGCTTACCATATCTATAAGGCGACCCATGCGCTTTTTAACCATACCCCATCCGTTCAATCTTTTTAA
- the metE gene encoding 5-methyltetrahydropteroyltriglutamate--homocysteine S-methyltransferase, which produces MSTTIIGFPRLGEFRELKFTTEKYFRNEISADELLAAAKDLRAKHWNIVKEKGITEIPSNDFSHYDNFLDAAFLFNVVPASVQNLDLTDLERYFALARGYQGEKGDVRALPMKKWFNTNYHYIVPKFEKDTQVKLAGHKIFDEFQEAKELGLNTRPVLVGPFTFLQLSDFEEGVKAEDFVDSFVAAYQEVFAKLAELGATRIQLDEAALVKDLTAEEKALFLNIYNKLLADKKGLEVLLQTYFGDVRDVYADLVNLPVDAIGLDFVEGKKTLELVKGGFPADKTLYAGIVNGKNIWRNNYEKSLAVLEQIPAENIVLTSSCSLLHVPFTTANEEFEPAILNHFAFAVEKLDEIRDLDAIRNGQGAEALAANKELFATERVGENAELRARIAGLTDADYTRLPAFAEREAIQEDAFKLPALPTTTIGSFPQTKEVRAKRLAFRKGELSAEDYDKFLAEQIDEWIKWQEEVGFDVLVHGEFERNDMVEYFGQNLSGYLFSKNGWVQSYGMRGVKPPIIWGDVTRLNPITVKWSSYAQSRTDKPVKGMLTGPVTILNWSFPREDISIKDSTLQIALAIKDEVLDLEAAGVKIIQIDEAALREKLPLRRSDWYEDYLDWAIPAFRLVHSTVAPDTQIHTHMCYSEFTDIIPAIDNMDADVISFEASRSNLEILDELKAKNFQTEVGPGVYDIHSPRVPNEGEIDHTIEAILAKVPSKKVWINPDCGLKTRGIPETKESLIRLVEAAKAARQKLN; this is translated from the coding sequence ATGTCAACGACTATCATTGGTTTCCCTCGTTTGGGTGAATTCCGCGAATTAAAATTTACAACTGAAAAATACTTTAGAAATGAAATCTCAGCAGACGAACTCTTGGCAGCAGCGAAAGACTTGCGTGCGAAGCACTGGAACATTGTCAAAGAAAAAGGCATCACTGAAATCCCATCAAATGACTTTTCTCACTATGACAACTTCCTAGATGCAGCTTTCCTTTTCAACGTGGTGCCTGCTTCTGTTCAAAACTTGGACTTGACTGACCTTGAGCGCTACTTTGCCTTGGCGCGTGGTTACCAAGGAGAAAAAGGGGATGTGCGTGCTCTTCCGATGAAGAAATGGTTCAACACCAACTACCACTATATTGTTCCTAAGTTTGAAAAAGACACTCAAGTCAAACTTGCAGGTCACAAAATCTTTGATGAGTTCCAAGAAGCAAAAGAACTTGGATTGAACACTCGTCCTGTCCTTGTGGGTCCATTCACCTTCCTTCAATTGTCAGACTTTGAAGAAGGTGTGAAAGCAGAAGACTTCGTAGATAGCTTTGTAGCTGCTTACCAAGAAGTCTTTGCTAAATTAGCTGAACTTGGTGCAACTCGTATCCAACTCGACGAAGCAGCTCTTGTCAAAGACTTGACAGCTGAAGAAAAAGCTCTCTTCTTGAACATCTACAACAAACTCTTGGCTGATAAAAAAGGTCTTGAAGTCTTGCTTCAAACTTACTTTGGGGACGTTCGTGACGTCTACGCTGACCTTGTCAACTTGCCAGTAGATGCGATCGGTTTAGACTTCGTTGAAGGTAAGAAAACTCTTGAGCTTGTTAAAGGTGGCTTCCCAGCTGACAAGACTCTTTATGCGGGTATTGTCAATGGTAAGAACATCTGGCGCAACAACTACGAAAAGAGCTTGGCTGTTCTTGAGCAAATCCCAGCTGAAAACATTGTTTTGACAAGCTCATGCTCACTTCTTCATGTGCCATTTACAACTGCTAATGAAGAATTTGAGCCAGCTATCTTGAACCACTTTGCTTTTGCAGTAGAAAAATTGGATGAAATCCGTGACTTGGATGCTATCCGCAACGGTCAAGGTGCAGAAGCTCTTGCAGCAAACAAAGAACTCTTTGCGACTGAACGTGTTGGTGAAAATGCTGAACTTCGTGCTCGTATCGCTGGATTGACTGACGCAGACTACACTCGTTTGCCAGCCTTTGCAGAACGTGAAGCGATCCAAGAAGATGCCTTCAAACTTCCAGCTCTTCCAACAACAACCATCGGTTCATTCCCTCAAACAAAAGAAGTTCGTGCCAAACGTTTGGCCTTCCGCAAGGGTGAATTGTCAGCAGAAGACTATGACAAGTTCTTGGCAGAGCAAATCGACGAATGGATTAAATGGCAAGAAGAAGTTGGATTTGACGTACTGGTACACGGTGAGTTCGAGCGTAATGACATGGTTGAGTACTTCGGTCAAAACTTGTCAGGTTACCTCTTCTCTAAGAATGGTTGGGTACAATCATACGGTATGCGTGGGGTGAAACCACCAATCATCTGGGGTGATGTCACTCGTCTCAACCCAATCACTGTGAAATGGTCTAGCTATGCACAAAGCCGCACTGACAAACCTGTTAAAGGTATGTTGACTGGACCGGTTACCATCCTTAACTGGTCATTCCCACGTGAAGACATCTCTATCAAGGACTCAACTCTTCAAATCGCTCTTGCGATCAAGGATGAAGTTCTTGACCTTGAAGCTGCTGGCGTGAAAATTATCCAAATCGACGAGGCTGCTCTTCGTGAGAAATTGCCACTCCGTCGTAGCGACTGGTACGAAGACTACCTTGACTGGGCAATCCCTGCCTTCCGCTTGGTACACTCTACAGTTGCGCCAGATACTCAAATCCACACTCATATGTGTTACTCAGAATTTACCGATATCATCCCAGCTATTGACAACATGGATGCGGACGTTATTTCTTTCGAAGCAAGCCGTTCAAACCTTGAAATCTTGGACGAACTCAAAGCGAAAAACTTCCAAACAGAAGTGGGTCCTGGGGTTTACGATATCCACTCTCCTCGTGTGCCAAATGAAGGCGAAATCGACCACACAATCGAAGCGATCCTTGCTAAAGTACCAAGCAAGAAAGTTTGGATCAACCCTGACTGTGGCTTGAAAACACGTGGTATTCCAGAAACAAAAGAAAGCTTGATCCGCCTTGTAGAAGCGGCCAAAGCAGCTAGACAAAAACTGAATTAA
- a CDS encoding HigA family addiction module antitoxin — protein sequence MSNKIVEYKDLIAFHPGQYVEELIEDYNVTQKEFAERLGVSAKTVSKLVNAEESISKETAHKLAKLSGVSMQTWLNLQNAYDVKVAEIAEQRELEEGGEKEICEMIDFKYFKEKGYVPDKRYTLKEKIVELRKILGVANLKNLTTFNHLVSYRNTREFTPKSIVNSNIMLELASKKARDKTTTKLNRRKLEKNLPALRGLTRQDPEVFPQRLSDILLDCGVVLVGLPALANANLNGATKKFSNGSALLLLTDRNKASDIFWFSLFHEIGHILQNDFSSEDGNSDSYRRSEEQADQFAKDLLIRPEAYQAFVEKGNFDKSDILQFAEEINIHPSIVLGRLQNEGILSFDRFRELKENYYFVS from the coding sequence ATGAGTAATAAAATTGTTGAATATAAAGACCTGATTGCTTTTCATCCAGGTCAGTATGTTGAAGAGTTGATTGAAGATTATAATGTGACGCAAAAAGAATTTGCAGAGCGTTTGGGAGTTTCTGCAAAGACTGTCAGCAAGCTCGTCAATGCTGAGGAGTCTATTAGTAAGGAGACGGCTCATAAGTTGGCCAAGCTAAGCGGAGTTTCCATGCAAACCTGGCTCAATCTTCAGAATGCTTACGATGTAAAAGTTGCAGAGATTGCAGAGCAAAGAGAGCTGGAAGAAGGTGGCGAGAAAGAAATCTGTGAGATGATTGATTTCAAGTATTTTAAGGAAAAAGGTTACGTTCCAGACAAACGCTATACCTTGAAAGAAAAGATTGTCGAGCTTCGCAAGATTTTAGGTGTGGCGAATTTAAAAAACCTCACGACTTTCAACCATCTAGTGAGTTATCGGAATACACGTGAGTTTACGCCTAAAAGTATAGTCAACTCCAATATCATGCTAGAGTTGGCATCTAAAAAGGCGCGTGATAAAACAACTACTAAGCTCAATCGTAGAAAACTAGAGAAAAATCTGCCTGCTTTGAGAGGGTTGACTAGGCAAGATCCAGAAGTCTTTCCTCAACGCTTGTCTGATATCTTGCTAGACTGTGGTGTTGTTCTAGTCGGTCTACCTGCTTTGGCAAATGCTAATCTGAATGGTGCTACAAAAAAATTCAGCAATGGTAGTGCCTTGCTATTATTGACAGACCGAAACAAGGCATCCGATATTTTCTGGTTTTCACTTTTCCATGAGATTGGGCACATTTTACAGAACGATTTTTCATCTGAAGACGGAAACAGTGACTCATACCGACGTTCTGAGGAACAGGCAGACCAGTTTGCAAAAGATCTCTTGATTAGACCTGAAGCCTATCAAGCTTTTGTAGAAAAAGGAAACTTTGATAAGTCGGACATCCTTCAATTTGCCGAAGAAATAAATATTCACCCGAGTATTGTTCTAGGAAGATTACAAAATGAGGGCATTCTCAGTTTTGATCGTTTCCGAGAACTAAAAGAAAATTATTACTTTGTATCCTAA
- a CDS encoding type II toxin-antitoxin system RelE/ParE family toxin, with protein MKLIYTNKTVKKQCTELRQAKKDFSDKIAVKLHQLINFLEAADSLASVTAFPKYHFHQLKGKRQGQFALDIDGRRSSYRLIVEFRDEDLEKVFPSPVEIEILKIEEVSNHYE; from the coding sequence ATGAAGCTTATCTATACAAACAAAACTGTTAAAAAGCAGTGCACAGAGCTGAGACAAGCGAAAAAGGATTTTTCGGATAAGATTGCTGTAAAGTTGCATCAGTTGATCAACTTTTTGGAAGCGGCGGATTCTTTGGCTAGTGTGACAGCTTTTCCTAAATATCACTTTCACCAACTCAAGGGAAAGAGACAGGGACAGTTTGCTTTGGATATAGATGGTCGAAGGAGTTCCTATCGGTTGATTGTAGAATTTCGTGATGAGGATCTAGAAAAGGTATTTCCTAGTCCCGTTGAAATCGAAATTCTAAAAATAGAGGAGGTCAGCAATCACTATGAGTAA
- a CDS encoding type I restriction-modification system subunit M translates to METTQTSQSLYQALWNSADVLRSKMDANDYKSYLLGMVFYKYLSDKMLFFVAETMEEGTDSLEDALEVYRSYYEDADTHEDLLTVMKDELNYSIKPDLTFTALVARVNEGTFQLEDLAQGFRDIEQSDDLYENLFEDIDLYSKKLGATPQKQNQTVAAVMKELAVLDVAGHAGDMLGDAYEYLIGQFATDSGKKAGEFYTPQPVAKLMTQIAFLGREDQQGFTIYDATMGSGSLLLNAKKYSHKPQTVVYFGQELNTSTYNLARMNMILHGVPVENQFLHNADTLDEDWPTQEPTNFDGVLMNPPYSAKWSASSGFLNDPRFSPFGKLAPQSKADFAFLLHGYYHLKQDNGVMTIVLPHGVLFRGNAEGTIRKALLEEGAIDTVIGLPANIFFNTSIPTTVIILKKNRINRDVYFIDASKEFDKGKNQNIMTDVHIEKILEAYKSREEIDKFAHLASYEEIVENDYNLNIPRYVDTFEEEEVELLTEIVSKINDTNKAIESQTASLLEMLNQLHGTTPEADAELKQFLKEFKG, encoded by the coding sequence ATGGAAACAACACAAACTTCCCAGTCGCTTTACCAAGCCCTGTGGAACTCAGCGGATGTTCTCCGCTCTAAGATGGATGCTAATGACTATAAGTCCTATCTTTTGGGCATGGTCTTTTACAAGTATCTGTCTGATAAGATGCTCTTTTTCGTGGCGGAGACTATGGAGGAGGGGACAGATAGTCTGGAGGATGCCCTTGAGGTCTATCGCTCCTACTACGAGGATGCGGACACTCACGAGGATCTCCTCACGGTCATGAAGGATGAACTCAACTATAGTATCAAGCCAGACCTGACCTTTACCGCTCTAGTAGCACGTGTCAATGAGGGAACTTTTCAGCTGGAAGATCTGGCGCAGGGCTTTCGAGATATTGAGCAGAGCGACGACCTCTATGAAAATCTCTTTGAAGATATCGACCTCTACTCTAAAAAGTTAGGGGCAACTCCACAAAAGCAAAACCAAACGGTGGCGGCAGTTATGAAGGAGTTGGCTGTTCTAGATGTAGCTGGTCATGCGGGCGATATGCTGGGGGATGCCTATGAGTATCTGATCGGTCAGTTTGCGACTGACTCGGGTAAAAAGGCTGGTGAGTTTTATACACCTCAGCCTGTTGCCAAACTCATGACTCAGATTGCCTTTTTAGGTCGTGAGGACCAGCAAGGTTTTACCATCTATGATGCGACCATGGGCTCTGGCTCTCTCTTGCTCAATGCCAAGAAATACTCTCATAAACCGCAGACGGTGGTCTACTTCGGTCAGGAGCTCAATACCTCCACTTATAACTTGGCTCGGATGAACATGATTCTACACGGTGTTCCAGTTGAGAATCAATTTCTCCACAATGCTGATACACTAGACGAAGACTGGCCGACTCAAGAACCGACCAACTTTGATGGGGTTCTCATGAACCCTCCATACTCTGCCAAGTGGTCCGCAAGTTCTGGCTTCCTGAATGATCCTCGTTTCTCTCCTTTTGGGAAACTAGCACCTCAGTCCAAGGCTGACTTTGCCTTCCTTTTACATGGTTACTACCATCTCAAGCAAGATAATGGAGTTATGACTATCGTCCTTCCTCATGGTGTTCTTTTCCGTGGTAATGCGGAAGGGACCATTCGTAAGGCCTTGCTAGAAGAAGGGGCTATTGATACGGTTATTGGTCTACCTGCCAATATCTTCTTTAATACCAGCATTCCGACCACGGTCATCATTCTCAAAAAGAACCGCATCAATCGTGATGTCTACTTTATCGATGCCTCTAAGGAATTTGATAAGGGGAAAAACCAGAATATCATGACGGATGTTCATATCGAGAAGATTCTGGAAGCCTACAAGTCTCGTGAGGAGATTGATAAGTTTGCCCATCTAGCAAGCTATGAAGAAATTGTCGAAAATGACTATAACCTTAATATTCCTCGCTATGTAGATACCTTTGAGGAGGAAGAAGTAGAGCTACTAACAGAAATCGTCAGCAAGATTAATGATACAAATAAAGCAATCGAAAGCCAAACAGCTTCGCTACTAGAGATGCTTAATCAACTCCACGGAACCACACCAGAAGCCGATGCTGAGCTCAAACAGTTTCTGAAGGAGTTCAAAGGGTGA